The following DNA comes from Salvia splendens isolate huo1 chromosome 17, SspV2, whole genome shotgun sequence.
TATAGAAGTTTTAACATCCTTAATATTCTTAAATATCCTTGTCCACTATAGTGTGCACTTGCTTATGCAAATGTAATTCATATGTGCCAAGATGATCCCATGAAAGGTGTGCACCATGTGTATGTGTACTGTGTAGAAAGAGAGATACCTCAGCAGATGGGTCTGCACAGCATGAACTTTGATTATTCTACATAAAAGCAAGAAAAGAAGAATAAGCATTAGAAGAAACACATATTCATTGAAGTCTACCTACCAGTGCCAACTGTCAAGGAACAAAATAACTTGAGGACATGCAGCTAAAATATATCTGTTCTATTCCTTCAATATTATGGCAAACATGTGTAGCAACATTTTAATCTCGTGAAAAAAAAGATAATCCAGAAAGCAAAAAGTCAAGGATGGtggaaatataataaaattgtgACCATATGATCTGATCAATTGACGCCAACAACCATGTACCCAATAAAACCAATTTCCCAGATAACCTACAGGAATTGCAGATTAATATCACATAATGGATGTAATGTGAGGATCTAGCAAAGGGATATATACCACCCAGTATGATAAAATCAAAAGCAGAAAacagaaaggaagaaaaaaaagaacatGATGCGATCAGAAAAATATGAAACTCTTGGCAACTTACCACAACCCAAGGTTACAAACTGGCAATAACCTGATAGCACCTTAAGAGATGACATTTTTTACATAGTACAAATGATGGCCAAAGCACACAGTTAACTAAAAGCTTCAGAAGGAATTTTAAAACTTTAACCTATGTTGGAAGATATAAGGACACAGTTTCTTTCATATGGATTAATGCGTGGTGAAACAAGTGTTAGAATATGAATTAAAGGGGCGACGGATAGAATGGGTCAGCTCAGATAGTATCAATGGCAAGTAATCTATCAAATATGTTTTGGAACTGCAGCAGCTTTTAGGTATTCTGGTCAAGGGCAATGAGATTTCGATTTCCTCAGAGCACCACATGTACAGATATTTGAAGTACCATGTGAGGGGAggttaaagaaagaaaaaaaggttcTGCATCATTTTACCTTCATCTGAAATTACGGTGGTCACTTGCTTAGTTCGATAGGAAAAACAAGTTAGAACTCGAATAGCATACAGATATCATGAGAAGATTGTAATTCATATAATGCTGTTTTAGTCTCAATGTGTACCATGTTTAAGTGTATCATAACTAAGTGGCATTTCAAAACAGGCATGAGAATTTCCATTGGGATGATAACTGTAATCAACGTCATATTAGCTTGCATGCAGAGTATAATATGCTGCTACtaagagaaaataatactatcCACAAAAAATCTACGTGAAATCTTATCTTTGAAACTGAGCATCCTAATGAGAGAAGGACATAAGAAGTTGATAGCAAACAATCAATGATcaaaagattaaaatctttCAATTACCTTCATACGCACTTCCTAACATACTCAGATGCAATCTAAAGCAGAAAATATCATATATAAGACTTCAAAGTAGGCAAGACATAAACGAACCTCAGGACATGCAAGTATGGAAAGGCAATCAACTGGAAGTGGCCTGAATTTGTGCTTTTGTGCATCTAAACACTTCAATGGTGCAGATATTTCAATATCTAGAGGCATATTAGATTTTTCAGCATGACTTTCCTCAGATGCAGATTGTTTGGTCTTCAAGGACGCCACGGATGCATCCTCATCCGGAGTTCCTTGGCTCGGTATGCTCCTTGCTTTCCTCCATACATCAACTAATGTTGGCTGCTTGAGTTTTTCCTCAGCATTTGAACTGGCTGATGGTGTCAAGGACTTTCCTTTGTGTTTCTTTTGATTTCGGGACAAAATTTCACCCCCTTTGAGATGCTGGCTAATCTTTTCCAAGTCACCCACAGAGTCAAACTCAACAACAGGGGACAAATCCGAGTGAGGACAGAAATCAGGAAGAAGTATTGGGTGTTGTTTGAGAAAATTGTCCAATAAATATTCGATAAATCTGCACCATCAAAGCATAGTCAGACAGTCAATAACCATGTTGTAATTAGCAATATGACATCATTTGTAAGTAGCAACTCAAGGTTCATTCATAGAAGATGAATTTCATCTGCCATATAGATGTTATACTGTAACAGGGGGGAGGCCTCTTCCCACCTCAGTCACGGTCATATCCTAAAGCATTTTTAAGTTTACATGCAAGTTTTATTAAGTTGTATGAAAATTCTAGCTAGATGTTTTGCAGGGTATGCCTTTGAAAAGGTTACAAGAACATACACTAGGTTTCTCAAGCGCTTTAATAGCTTAAGTACTATGTCTTCCTTCGTTGCTTGGCTTATTGTCTCACATTCGTTGCCAACTTGGGTGGAAAACACATTTAACTGCACCAAAATGGAATTGGTAGGAAATGCAGTTTAACAGAAATAAATAATCAATTTAGAAACCAAATTTCACTGATGAATTGCTTATTTACCAATTCCCTTATCCAGTTAGCAGCATaataaagagagagaatacaAATCTGCTTTTGTTTCACTGTCAAAGGCTGCCATAAAATTCCAGATAACAGCTGCAGCAGACAAGACCATAATAACATCAGAATATAGTTTGGAGTAGAAGTAGTGACCACCATATTAATCCTTAGCTCACAGCTTATGAAGATTGAAGGCAAGGTTATACAGGCATAGAAAATGGAAGGTTTATGAATTTTAGGATATACCAAATTTATGCAAGTTATGGAACTCATagtatatactctctccgtcccattaaagatgacccactttcatttttgttttgtcccaactaagatgacccattattaaaaatggaacacctttctctctactttattccctctctcttactttactctctccacttcacacacaaaataaagttgcataaattctcATGCCGTCCAAGGAAGGGGTcttcttccttgggacggagcagtgttgttagggtcgcggggcgcatcgggtcgatgaggtgaaaattcgggtcgcgggtcgacgagtcgacggggtcgagagacccacaaagctaggttaatttttttgccttttaatattaaataaaataaatatattgctctaatgtttataatatatcaaataatataaatgtagatgcaattcatgtgaatatagataaaatggaaaatagaaatgatcaaaatatcaaaacaattcataagtcataacacaataaataattgaaacaatTGTCTTAAATTAATATCTTTTAGAGACTTtagataacaataataataataataataataataataataataataataataataaataatgaaaatcaATAAATCTCCACTCATattcaaaaaatcataaattacaaattaaaacctaaatttataactatttagatgcaaaattaataaatttaattataattctcaaattaatatagtaatttataaaatgcaattttaaattaaacaaatagaTAAAGCGCAGCTGCAATTCTCTAAGAAATTAGTtatatagttaaataaaaatgaacatatatttaatttaattagaacatcacaatatatttaattagatttgaaTGTAATTTTGATTGGTAATTAaaggtattttttatttaaataggaACTAATCATATTTAAAGAATAGAGAATCTTGACAACcaatattaatactaatattaaaaaatgaaggtGGAAGAAAATGATTATTAACTTTTATAGGTCCTAGAAGCCCTAGCTATAGCTTCTGCCTActttacttttaaaatttcttgtcTCGGTAAACcccccttcttctctcttcattcccatcccttcttctctcttcattcTCACAGAGTCACAGACCCATTTCTGAGCAGCCATGGCCGaggatcttcttcttccagtCGCTCGCCCCAGCCGCTCGACCCAGCCGCTCGCCCCAGCCGCTCGACCCAGCCGCCTCAGCCGCCCCGACGGCGACCCCTGAATCTCGACCCAcccacccacaatggggcgacgTCGGTCTCGACCCTTGCGACCCGCGACCCAAGCGCTCTCGGGGCGCGATTTTAACAacactgggacggagggagtacatttttgcATTTACATGTTATAAATGGTGCAGAAGAAATTAAGAAGTGTGGTATTGTAATATGAGGAAACAAAAAGGTATTTCCTTTATGCATGATTGCAAAGCATAACTGCGGGAGATTTTCCAAACAGGTTAAAACCTTACACAACCAAGAAAAATAGCATACTGACTTTGCAATCATATGTTCTACATTGAATACTGCAGAGTGACACTAGGCCTAGACTGATGCCATGGCCTCAAGAAGCCCCTAATATTGTTGACATAATTCATGGAATTGAAGTGACAAGAAGTTGACATGTATCATGTGATGCAGTAAAGTATAGAGACATACAGGAGAAAAGAAGAAACTGTATTATTCACAGCTAGGGCAGGTAATTTTTGGCACGACaagataacacgacacgaacccgcacgaaattaatgggtatGTGTCAAAGCTTATTGGGTTTGTGtccttatcgtgtcgacacgaaaACTtcatgtcgtgttcgtgttacacgttatgaaataatattaatatattataatattattgttttttttttatattaaaattttaaaattttaaaatttaatataagaaataatattaatatattataataatattattatagtgtcattattgtgtcgtgtcatatatatgttgttatcgtgtcgtgttgacctgAATTGGTTCGTGttgtgttcgtgtctgagggtagcgggtcgtgttcgtgttcgtgtttggagttttcttaacgggtcgtgttcgtgtttgttgttatcgtgtcgtgtcgttatcgtgtcgacacgataacgacacaacacgcacgatttgccacccatCACAGCAAAGAGTCTCGAATAAATTTAGGGAGTAGAAAGCTAAGGTTTCTGCTAGGTTAAATATATTCctaaaataatagtaacagATTAATAAGGAAAACCTAGATACAAAAATATTCTTCAACAAAATTCATTTCTGTTCATCAAAATAAAGTCCATTAGCATAAGATTACAGCCAACCTTTGAGGAAGGAAGATTAAAGGGGCAACCAAGAAGAGCATCAATGCCTCCTAGAGATCCTTGGTTGGCGATTCTCTCAACCTGACAAATTTTGCCTGGAAACTAAGACATTTGTACCTTCAGTTTAAGGGACTGTTTAGATGAGAAATTACACTTACCACAGAAAGTAAAACAAACTTTGTAGGGAGAATTTGTAAAGGTGAAGAGGATCTGGGACAAAAAAAAGTTACAGAATTCAGTGGCCAGTCTATGTCATTGACAGGAACAGAGGAAGATTATCTTATTCGACTCAAGTTTAATGGAAAGATACCGGATCAATGTTAGCGAAAAAACCCACATAagctaaaacaaaaaatgaacATCATAGAGAGAAAGCATGTCTTCTTTCTAACACACAACAGTCATGAACAGACATTTTCCAAAAGAGCAGAAAACCAAGAAGGTGGAGGATCCATTACAATTATAATCCCCAAAACCTCTAACAGATAATTGATCCATTACGATCCGAGTCTTTCTTTTTCTAGATACACTTGATGCAGGCTACTCATAATCATATCAAGCATCATGGCTTCAGCAATTTAGCAATGTCCATAATTGATTTCTTCTAGTAAGTAGCTGATAACTCAGTCTTGTTGTGTAAACCAAATGTTGGATTTATGTTGCTAAAGACGTTCAATTTTACACATGAAAGCCAAATCTAGTTTCCTCTGACGCCCCTAAGGATAACATAATCAACCCCACGGTTGAATGATATCCCCGTTATAAATACTCTAGTATGCTGCCCAATGCACATCTACTTGGACTTCGGTTCTCCCAAAATTGATGGTCAAACACCTTTCCCACCAGTACACTCTTAATACATAGAATCACACTTGACTCTAAAGTTCCTAATGAGGAGGTAAGTTAAAAATTTAATGCCATTAAGAAAGTTGGAGAGTAAAATCTTAAccaaaaaattacaacttactAGTTACAAGAAAACGACTAATTACCTAAACAATGGAGAAACAAGTGGCACAATGTTTAAGCAAACGGGAGATATATCGCCATCAAGGTTCATCCACAATTCTCCTGCACCAAGAAAACAGGCTTCGGTAAATAACATCCAGCGTTAACCTAATTATACACAAAATTAGATCCCAGCTTAGCATTTTGAAGATGTAGCAAATAGAACTCTCTTACCTTCTAAACCATAAGGCATGTCTTGAACAATTAAGTTCCCACTATCAATATCAGATAGATAAATTGACTCAAATTCCAAAACTTGTTTTCCAACCCTAAAAGGTAAAATAGTCAAACTTATGGCTAAGGCTAAAAGCAATAATACAGCAGAGTAATAGCAATGTAATTGCTCCGTTATACATTCTAAGAGTAAGAGAaactaaaataaatcaaaatgacAATCTAATCAAATCAGAATTTTTTTATGGAACTAAAAGAACAAGCAATGTATGGATGAATTTTTTTCATGCATTGCTTTCTATGattttactatttaattttCTCATATCTGTTTTTAATCTTACAAGTGTAATTCATAACTTTATCCTGGAGTGAATGTCAGAAAGAAAAATTCCAGGTAAAGGTAGGTTGCTCCAATTGTTCTTACAACATTGGATGGAATTATTGGAGAATTATCATTTAAATGTGTTCATGTCAAGTGGTTAGAATACATATTTAAACTTGATGAATGATTTTGTTGAAGGCCAAATGCATGAGATTACTGTGGGCATGAGATGACAGAAACCCTAATCAGGTTGTTCTATGCATTAAGAGCTAAGAGAGAAATTCAGAACATGAGGTGCACATAACGGAAGCATGATCAAATAACCTAAAATAGTTGGAATAAAGTATCAAATAAGTTGATATAAATTGTGATGCAAAAGAACAGCCTCTACAATGCCACACACCATTCCATGACAGCTGGGTGAAGACTTCTGTTTTGCAACGTCGTAACCAGTTCTTCATAAAACAGAATCAATGGTAATGGGAGCTGCTTGCAAGAGTCTAAAGACAATTTCAAGAGCTCCACTGCTTCCTCATAGTTTGACCTCTGCAAAGAACTTTTATTGATGAGTCCATCATACACAGTATCAAAAAGAATCTGTGAAGAGAACTGGCAGAAAGAATCATGACACAAGACCACAATAAGTAAAGAAAAAGATGGATGTATATGGATCAAAAAAGAACTTCTGCTTTCAGGTTGTATTCTTACTTACTGGAATAAGATCCTCAAAAGCATCCCCAagttaaaaattataataaaatctTAGCATAGCAACTTATTTTACCACACCTCTGAAGCACTTCTCATGAAGTTCCTATATCAACAGAGCAACTAATTGATATATTCTAGCTTATTAGTTtaagaaaaggaagaagaaaaaaagtagtgatatgaatatatgatcaTACATAGTTAACAGTTGAACATCTTTATATACATATCCCTGTTAGTGTTAGTGTTTCTTGTTAGATTATCAACACGCATGACAAGAACAGGATGACTGTGGTGACTACATCGCACTTGTACGTCATAagcttaaaaataaaataagtatgtgtGGGATTAGAGAAGCACATTACATGTGATAAAGGCGGAAGAGAGACGTTATTTGTATCTGCAATGTATGAAACTATCTTAAGTACTCCTATCAGGCCCATCTTCTTGTACAACAGATCAGAGTTATTGATCTGAAACATAAAAGGACTTCAAGACAGAACCCCATGAATATAAATAAGTGGAGTACTAGTAAAATAAAGAAGATATAAATGACAATTAATATAACTGTTAGAATCTGGTAGAAGGAGGATGCTAGATTGCCTGTTTCCTCAAAATCATTAGAATTTCATTTGCTATGGAGCATCCATAAGGTTGTGGGAAAGATTGACCAGAAACTGCGAGACAAACAAAGATTTCATAAACCTGCAATATGAAAGTTATAAATTAAAAGTTTATAAAGATTAAAACAGTTAAGAAGGATTATCGTACGATTCGTACCAGCAGAAATACAATGAACATACCTTGTGGAGGCTCTCAACATTGAAGACCTCTAAATAATCCAAGATGCCTGGATGAGAAATTAATTGTTTAGCAACATTCTTATAAGTTTTATTTCCACTAAAGAGGAGACATACATGCATACCAGTTAGGTGAGAAGAAAGCGAAGTTAACTCCTGGGACTTCCTGGAGGCCAACTTAACTACGGTGTCTAAAGCAGCGCTAACCTCATGGCAAACGCCAGAGCCCACATGGGTTAGTAGTGCTCCCAGAACCTACAAATTTATCAATGAGTATGGCTATGACTCTGAGCATTAAGAAAGGAGCTCTTTGTCTCGAGCTTCATGAGAAAAATAGCCAATCAAACTATTGAAACTCAACTCACTTCTTGTCTTGAAAAAGCATCACTAGATTCTTCAAACAGAAGTATATAAATGTGGACACCAACTTCCTGGGCTCGTTGTTCTTTGCAGGCCAACAAGTATGCAGATAATGACAAAAATGTGGCAAGATAATCCTAGTTTATGTCAAGAACAACATCATCAAGTGAGAATTTTGATGAGTAACATAATTAAGGGACCACCAAGATGCCCAATTTAGAATTGTTGTTCTAGTGTTCCAATACCTTCGGCAAATCTTTAATACTGAGAATGCACTGATCAAACATATGATCTTGAAGACAACcctcaataatttttttcttgaatagtttttcaacactcttccgcaaggactcGCCATTCATGAATACAAGAGTAAGCAACCATATATCTACCACCTTGTGCTCTCGAGCTTCCTCCAAACTTTTCAGTTCTTTCAATAACTCCATGCACAGAATCTATAAAGAGCAGTCCATTTGATTAACAAACATACATGCAGATTGCCCTgatgaagaaaaaatattactattccACTTGACAAATGTAATATAAAAACCCACATTGTTAAAATGCAGACTAGATCTCAGGGCATCAAGAATCAAAGCTTTAGAATTATCTACAATAGATTTTTCTTTAGATTTGCTGTGTTGTGATGTTGGCAAGTGAGGTGCTTCAACAAATTTCAACTGTTCACGTATCTGTGAGATTATTCGCCTGGCATTTGATGCCTTTGCAGAAAGCAATACAAATCTCAGTAGGTATGGAATGTGCTCCGTATCAATTGTCCTTATGCAGGATAATGCTATCATGATCACCTTCAGAAGTTCAAAAATAAGAGACCAAAATACATAAGAAAAGGGCAATAAGTAGAGAATTTGAACATGATAGTATGGAAAGAAACTAACACGATCTAAAATTATCAGCAGGCACAACTCACAGATTTACCTGTTCTTGCAACAGATCATCCAAATTGAGATTGGAAAATGAATCGAGAACAGGAACAATAATGGAAGAGTCCTCCTGGAGCATTTGCTGAAGTGAATTCACTAGGGTTTTGTTATTTTGGTCACCTACAATCTCAGGCAATGAACCTATGATCTCTTTCTTCAAATGATGGGGGCAAATAGTTAAAACTTGCAACAGTTTCTCAGCGAAAGCCTCGGAGTCTACAAGGAAGTCAAGCCATCGCAACTGATTCAGTATCAACCTTGCTACATCCTCATCAAGATGCAATGAGTATGAGCCACGAGCACTAACAAGAGGGTCCACATCAAAGAATTCAGGAAGCTTCTCAAGCAACATGTCTAAAAGGTCTTGCTGGATCGATTTAACCAATAACAGCACTCGAACTAGGCTCTCACTTCTTGTTGATCCAAAGCCATCGCGCTGACAAGGTAACAACACCCTACATAACAAAATGCTACACAAGTTAAGTTACTTTCTCATAAAACTATAAGCAGAATAAATACAACTAAATGTGATATCAAGAGAGAAAAAATCTATATGTTCTTTAAAACTTAATACTGGCTATGAG
Coding sequences within:
- the LOC121775297 gene encoding Fanconi anemia group D2 protein-like isoform X2, which produces MLLEKLPEFFDVDPLVSARGSYSLHLDEDVARLILNQLRWLDFLVDSEAFAEKLLQVLTICPHHLKKEIIGSLPEIVGDQNNKTLVNSLQQMLQEDSSIIVPVLDSFSNLNLDDLLQEQVIMIALSCIRTIDTEHIPYLLRFVLLSAKASNARRIISQIREQLKFVEAPHLPTSQHSKSKEKSIVDNSKALILDALRSSLHFNNILCMELLKELKSLEEAREHKVVDIWLLTLVFMNGESLRKSVEKLFKKKIIEGCLQDHMFDQCILSIKDLPKDYLATFLSLSAYLLACKEQRAQEVGVHIYILLFEESSDAFSRQEVLGALLTHVGSGVCHEVSAALDTVVKLASRKSQELTSLSSHLTVSGQSFPQPYGCSIANEILMILRKQINNSDLLYKKMGLIGVLKIVSYIADTNNVSLPPLSHRSNYEEAVELLKLSLDSCKQLPLPLILFYEELVTTLQNRSLHPAVMEWVGKQVLEFESIYLSDIDSGNLIVQDMPYGLEGELWMNLDGDISPVCLNIVPLVSPLFRSSSPLQILPTKFVLLSVVERIANQGSLGGIDALLGCPFNLPSSKLLSGILWQPLTVKQKQICILSLYYAANWIRELLNVFSTQVGNECETISQATKEDIVLKLLKRLRNLVFIEYLLDNFLKQHPILLPDFCPHSDLSPVVEFDSVGDLEKISQHLKGGEILSRNQKKHKGKSLTPSASSNAEEKLKQPTLVDVWRKARSIPSQGTPDEDASVASLKTKQSASEESHAEKSNMPLDIEISAPLKCLDAQKHKFRPLPVDCLSILACPENNQSSCCADPSAELPLHLYLLRDLHKKLDLLSPTRKQTLARSFSAPSGFMGMKLTEFFSRIRSLFLYLRRNFDRAVHILGEGAEICQEHWITQSSLAANPEIVNTCVSASPILTSVSVFKETVLCFGKMLNLPDLLKENSTLLDLLKAFQPTEISECLFQGMQLIPSPGSMDYLYSGAYFFLESVFDVAINFSFTLASEVLLTLESMVTSMHTFLTKCLSENGKDPHTRFSKEIIPFFRNKLGSYAHKLLTHKCDRDDVGGSLKTKGEMIQKILRLYLGNCQSASDTLNDLASSIFPQDLPSANTMEDGSTFPSLCPATMSVWYRVMHEENISALNNLVKEISQLEKSRGGAKVEDIQRLLNKILQSVNVVVTLVNMCRNNDKVSIHAVAVKYGGKFIDTFLKVFDFLEARFQMHKDLILSLIKELQKATKTIQTLCSEAKGSKQTAITGKIPMTKRAMERFLFHVKALLCKTPSGCSFWMGNLKHKDLMGQVVSSQAYLDDQSDETNENLAEAIAEDQPMNDVSPE
- the LOC121775297 gene encoding Fanconi anemia group D2 protein homolog isoform X6, whose protein sequence is MLLEKLPEFFDVDPLVSARGSYSLHLDEDVARLILNQLRWLDFLVDSEAFAEKLLQVLTICPHHLKKEIIGSLPEIVGDQNNKTLVNSLQQMLQEDSSIIVPVLDSFSNLNLDDLLQEQVIMIALSCIRTIDTEHIPYLLRFVLLSAKASNARRIISQIREQLKFVEAPHLPTSQHSKSKEKSIVDNSKALILDALRSSLHFNNILCMELLKELKSLEEAREHKVVDIWLLTLVFMNGESLRKSVEKLFKKKIIEGCLQDHMFDQCILSIKDLPKDYLATFLSLSAYLLACKEQRAQEVGVHIYILLFEESSDAFSRQEVLGALLTHVGSGVCHEVSAALDTVVKLASRKSQELTSLSSHLTGILDYLEVFNVESLHKVYEIFVCLAVSGQSFPQPYGCSIANEILMILRKQINNSDLLYKKMGLIGVLKIVSYIADTNNVSLPPLSHRSNYEEAVELLKLSLDSCKQLPLPLILFYEELVTTLQNRSLHPAVMEWVGKQVLEFESIYLSDIDSGNLIVQDMPYGLEGELWMNLDGDISPVCLNIVPLVSPLFRSSSPLQILPTKFVLLSVVERIANQGSLGGIDALLGCPFNLPSSKLLSGILWQPLTVKQKQICILSLYYAANWIRELLNVFSTQVGNECETISQATKEDIVLKLLKRLRNLVFIEYLLDNFLKQHPILLPDFCPHSDLSPVVEFDSVGDLEKISQHLKGGEILSRNQKKHKGKSLTPSASSNAEEKLKQPTLVDVWRKARSIPSQGTPDEDASVASLKTKQSASEESHAEKSNMPLDIEISAPLKCLDAQKHKFRPLPVDCLSILACPENNQSSCCADPSAELPLHLYLLRDLHKKLDLLSPTRKQTLARSFSAPSGFMGMKLTEFFSRIRSLFLYLRRNFDRAVHILGEGAEICQEHWITQSSLAANPEIVNTCVSASPILTSVSVFKETVLCFGKMLNLPDLLKENSTLLDLLKAFQPTEISECLFQGMQLIPSPGSMDYLYSGAYFFLESVFDVAINFSFTLASEVLLTLESMVTSMHTFLTKCLSENGKDPHTRFSKEIIPFFRNKLGSYAHKLLTHKCDRDDVGGSLKTKGEMIQKILRLYLGNCQSASDTLNDLASSIFPQDLPSANTMEDGSTFPSLCPATMSVWYRVMHEENISALNNLVKEISQLEKSRGGAKVEDIQRLLNKILQSVNVVVTLVNMCRNNDKVSIHAVAVKYGGKFIDTFLKDAQGPHTFPD
- the LOC121775297 gene encoding Fanconi anemia group D2 protein-like isoform X3: MLLEKLPEFFDVDPLVSARGSYSLHLDEDVARLILNQLRWLDFLVDSEAFAEKLLQVLTICPHHLKKEIIGSLPEIVGDQNNKTLVNSLQQMLQEDSSIIVPVLDSFSNLNLDDLLQEQVIMIALSCIRTIDTEHIPYLLRFVLLSAKASNARRIISQIREQLKFVEAPHLPTSQHSKSKEKSIVDNSKALILDALRSSLHFNNILCMELLKELKSLEEAREHKVVDIWLLTLVFMNGESLRKSVEKLFKKKIIEGCLQDHMFDQCILSIKDLPKDYLATFLSLSAYLLACKEQRAQEVGVHIYILLFEESSDAFSRQEVLGALLTHVGSGVCHEVSAALDTVVKLASRKSQELTSLSSHLTGILDYLEVFNVESLHKINNSDLLYKKMGLIGVLKIVSYIADTNNVSLPPLSHRSNYEEAVELLKLSLDSCKQLPLPLILFYEELVTTLQNRSLHPAVMEWVGKQVLEFESIYLSDIDSGNLIVQDMPYGLEGELWMNLDGDISPVCLNIVPLVSPLFRSSSPLQILPTKFVLLSVVERIANQGSLGGIDALLGCPFNLPSSKLLSGILWQPLTVKQKQICILSLYYAANWIRELLNVFSTQVGNECETISQATKEDIVLKLLKRLRNLVFIEYLLDNFLKQHPILLPDFCPHSDLSPVVEFDSVGDLEKISQHLKGGEILSRNQKKHKGKSLTPSASSNAEEKLKQPTLVDVWRKARSIPSQGTPDEDASVASLKTKQSASEESHAEKSNMPLDIEISAPLKCLDAQKHKFRPLPVDCLSILACPENNQSSCCADPSAELPLHLYLLRDLHKKLDLLSPTRKQTLARSFSAPSGFMGMKLTEFFSRIRSLFLYLRRNFDRAVHILGEGAEICQEHWITQSSLAANPEIVNTCVSASPILTSVSVFKETVLCFGKMLNLPDLLKENSTLLDLLKAFQPTEISECLFQGMQLIPSPGSMDYLYSGAYFFLESVFDVAINFSFTLASEVLLTLESMVTSMHTFLTKCLSENGKDPHTRFSKEIIPFFRNKLGSYAHKLLTHKCDRDDVGGSLKTKGEMIQKILRLYLGNCQSASDTLNDLASSIFPQDLPSANTMEDGSTFPSLCPATMSVWYRVMHEENISALNNLVKEISQLEKSRGGAKVEDIQRLLNKILQSVNVVVTLVNMCRNNDKVSIHAVAVKYGGKFIDTFLKVFDFLEARFQMHKDLILSLIKELQKATKTIQTLCSEAKGSKQTAITGKIPMTKRAMERFLFHVKALLCKTPSGCSFWMGNLKHKDLMGQVVSSQAYLDDQSDETNENLAEAIAEDQPMNDVSPE